Within Vicia villosa cultivar HV-30 ecotype Madison, WI linkage group LG1, Vvil1.0, whole genome shotgun sequence, the genomic segment gGACTTCGGTGTCTCTTGAATTTCCGGCAACGAtgaatcaacatgttcaaagtaggaaggagatcgttttgttgaattgtcatcttgtgtaatttttgactttttcggtgcacctttcgtcttaaccggttgagatggcggtttcaaatcggtggtctccggaaacgcgatctttcgcaattgttcttttatgtgcaattttgttgtgtcgtccgccttagcaaacttctccattatcacttccaactcgtcggagatggtgattttggagtcattttccttcggcgggtcaaaatcatcaaaacgtagtttcttccaatggtcggctacctcatccatgcgtattagTGAATTCAACTCCTTCTTTTTTGAAATTATACAAGCACAcggaaggccgtatgtagttctaatggtgcacccacataaagaactatccgcccccgtggtctccgaccgcttagcttcatgaaacaaaaaattcaaacccgttcgagatatgttgtaaatcaattgggagaatagaatttggcccttataccggtgttccatgaccgtcttgctccgaccgaacgatgtttgaatttcattgtgttgattttcaagcatttgattCACGGTGTCCCACctgcgacacaaatctcccttactatcacccaaccacctcttgaagaccgcatgtgcggattcaactcggttagtcgtggtgcaaccaagatgtctaacccgatttgtccaagcgcacacgactttttctctaactttgtcaagaatggtagattcgacgtaatgacaaaatgtcctaatggaaccacacaaagacctaaagtgtaccaatttctcggtataatcctcttcagagtatgcatccaaaattcccctccatgccgccattatcctatcaaccacaacaccggctttgacaaatttaccattttcatccaacctatcttttgtcccaaccgcgggtttcaacttgcttctcacgttgcaagttatgtgataccggcaaagtaaagcggtagatgtcgggaagacggtatcgaccgcattcatcaaagcattgtcccgatcggtgacaacgacgtttggcataacctcttgatcaactaacaaagacttgcaaattcccaaggcccacgtaaagttttcttctttttcacactccaaaaaagcaaaccccaccgaataagtcttgtccgtcgaggtcacaccgacgatctctagaagaggaagcctatacttgtttgtcttgtacgtcgaatccatgactagaacggttggaaatgtgttgaacaatttgatactttcgggatgagtccaaaaaatatcacgcacggtaactttgtcctcggaggttcggaagcttgaaacgtaattgttatcgcctagaagtttcaaaagttgttgcatttccgaccgagggcccatattcaaaaccttgagattgtgccgttcattgtaaacttgcttgatatttgaaacgctatccggtttcttacgcttcaaatcggcaagtatgttgcgaggcgccactttgactatcgttaggtccgatatcacattcctctcttcgcgggacaaacgacacgccattggatgcccgtgtaacttgacatccaaggcatgattatgcattccacaaattacggttaaccgccacaaatcatcaaccctccgattagcacgcaacttaaaaggacacccgcactttctcgatcccgtgtcctcgtgttttagcacacgGTTTGATTGCACATAACTACCACCAcgttcgcatttcaaaacaacgaaagctttccgcctactatctccgttgtccgaccttaaaatgacaattccaaatccaagtttactagcttcgtttcgaacccaatcaatcaattgttctcgactaacgaagctccgatcatttgtaaaatgttgcctaacatcgaccgcattgatcataggagtagcgtcaataaccggatcgttattaacgttaacaatttccggatttaatactccatcgtcttgcacaatgttgtccggatgcaccatacctagcaaatgcaaaaattagcaaaattggccaaaactgtttttttttaaactgccagggcatatttcggaagttcatttccgaaatttgttaggtaatatatttcggaaatgaacttccgaaccatatcagttttcagcataaatttgttgaatcaatgtagtgaaataggggatgaaatgagagatgtttacctgaaattgtagctttctatgccccctttaacgtgatcaacggtttgaaacttgcttttagggcgaaaaattgatggagattggtagggtttagagagggttttgataagtttttggagaaaaatgatgaaaaagtgaaggagggaaatttgtatatgcagcaacagtttcggaaatgaacttccgaaaatatgcacggattttgaattttttttagttcggaaatgaatctccgaaaacatcaaatttttgatgttttcggaggttcatttccgaactaaaaaaaaaaaacaaaaaaaaataacttcggagatgcatttccgaagcaggggcagttttgggatttcgctgggggtttccccatagggaggtgggtaaagaaaaattctaTATATATCGATTAAgtcatttgattttgatttggaatGAAGGAAAGCATTCTTTTTGAGCAAAAATGAAACTATTTTAATCCGTGAAAAGAAcacttaattataaaatatttgaatatttcaACCAAGTTTTGGATTAAGGAAATGTTTCAGTAGTTTTACTCTTATAAAATCGACTTAGCTGAATTAATCAATCAACAACTTACAATTAACATTATGGCCTTTCAAAGCAACTTACAAACATATTTTGAACTCCACACACGCACCACATATACACAATCCATTCCTGTGTGAATCCTTAAGCATGCATTGATTCAAGGGGGTGTTGCTGTGTGAATCCTTAAGCATGCATTGATTCATGCAAAACAATAAGAAATTTCCACTAATTTTCCTAATATATCAATGCTAGGAAATTTAAATGCAAATTCTGAGCTCCTTCTGAAGTGATTCAAGAAGCAAAATGGCCTTCTATATCATATTGGGGTGTaacaatatttattaaatttaaatatgtaAGGTTATGGAAGATCTGTTAATATATGCGCATATTCCTGATCATACATCATAATGCACATGTAATTGAAAGTAGTTTTCTCATTAAAAAAGTATAAATCATGCACATGTAAAAAAAATTTTATGCGGCTTTATGCAAATTTGATAATTGAGGTGGCAagctaaaattttaaataaatatcaaatatattttataaaatagacATGATTTTTTTGGTTTGAACAAAGCAAGACTAATTTGTTTTCATTATCAATCAAAAGTTCAATATAAGGAGGAGCATTATAGATACAACTACGTCTAGTTCAAGAATTGGCCGCTTTCGCTAATGAATGGACAACCATATTCGTTTGACGTTTTACAAAATCAACCTCAAAGTTTGAAAAATTACCGAATAACGATTGAATAAACTTAATAATAGTAGAAAACTCCGACACTCCGGTGGTTTTGGCCTGATCAACTTGTACCACCCGAAGAGAATCGCTCTCAAAAATTACTTAATCAAGGTTTATAGCTATTGCTTGTTGAATAGCTTCTTGAAGGGCTAGAGCTTCCGCTTTAATGATCAAAAAGTTTCCAGAGTTATCTCGAAAACACCATCCCCGGTTTGAGGTGCCACAAATAGTGTTAAAACCCGTGTCTACATTGCACTTATTCCAACCCGAAGTCGTTGGAAGCTAATAAATTTTTGTGTTGCTTCCCGAATTCAACACCTGCCTTCTTTTGCGCTTCAAACCATTCATGCCACTTGTGGAAACCCACCAACCACCAAGCTTCGACACAACCTCCTTCTCATCGTTCCAAATAAAAtcatttctattcttccacaaaaCATCCATCATCACAACAACTCTACCAGAAATGTTCCTATCCTCTTTGTCGCAAATGTCAATAAAAATCGACTTTACATCTAGAAAAGATTGTAAACGGTGATCAATAACATTATTTAATCCTGCTGCCCGCCAACACTGATTGGTAACAGAACAACCAAAGAAAACATGCCAAGAATCTTCCAAATTACTTTCACAAAGGACACTCACCCGGGAACTGAACATGTTGTTGGCGAAGCCGAGCTCTAGTTGGAAGACAACCGTGAAAAATTCCCCATAAAAGATGCTTAACTCTAGAAGGAGCCTTAATGCCCCAAATGTTACTCCAAATTATCGGCACATCCGTATTAAGACTTTTTCTCCACATATTCCTCCACATACGGTACCCCGATCTCACACCATAGCAACCATTCTCCTCCTCTTTCCAAACCAATCTATCTTCCGTTACATCTTCCACTAAGGAGACCTGAATAATTTCTTCAATCGTTGTATAATCAAACATATCACGTAACAATCTCATATTCCATTGTTTAACATTTTCTAGCATGAGATTATTAACGGTAATATTATACACACCTTGCTTTTGAGGTCTTGTCAGGCACTTCCTTTCTCCATCTCGAAGCCAAGGCGCATTCATCACTTTGATACTACTATCGTCACCAATACTCCACTTGCAGCCTAACGTTAGGACTTCTCTAGCTTTCCAAAATCGCCTCCAAACAAAGCTTGGATTATATCCAAGAGAAGCATCAAAGTAAGATGTTTTaggaaaataccttgctttgAATATTTTGGACACTAGAGCATGCGGTTTAGACATAAGAAACCACCCCTGTTTATCCACCATCGCCATGTTAAAAGCTCTTTAGTCATGAAACCCCAATCCACCCTCCGTCTTAGTACAGGTAAGCTTCTCCCACGCCATCCACCTTATTCCCTAGTTATTATTACGTCCCCCCCTCTCCACAAAAAACATTCAACATTTTCTCAATATCTTCAATCACTCCATCGGGAATAATATACATACTCATTACATAAGTCGAAATTTCCTGTAAGACTGATTTGATCATCACTTCTTTTCCCGCTTTGGATAAAGATCACCACTTCCAagaatttatattttttcaaatatggtTTTTAATACAAGAAAAGGTAGCTTTTTTACTTGTTCCGATCATCGAGGGCAGCTCAAAATAATTGCCAGTGCCCAGAACATGACGGACTCCCATAATACCTGCAAGGTCTTCTTTCACCAGGTTACTCAAATTATTGCTAAAGAAAACTTTTGATTTCGTCATATTAATTTCTTGGCCCGACGCTTCCGCGTAAATATTTAGAAGATCCATAAGGGTTTTCACCTCCGATACACTGGccttgcaaaataaaaaacagtcgtcagcaaaaagtagatgggacacactaggtgcccctcTACATATCCAAATCCCGTGTATGTCACCCCTTCCCTCCGAACTCTAAATAAGGGCCGATAGGCCTTTTGAGATAAGAATAAATAGATAAGGCGACATTGGGTCCCCTTGCCTCAATCCTCTTTCCGGTTCTATAGGACCAACACTGTCCAAATTAACTAGTACATTATAGTGCACCGAAGTGACACACATCATCATCCAATGCATCCACCTTTCCAAAAAAACCCAACTTCGTACGCATCTCCTTAAGAAAGCCCTAGTCCACTTGATCATATGCTTTTCTAATATCAATCTTTAATGCCAACCGAGTGTTCTTTCCTTTCGTTCTTCTTTTCAGAGCATGGATAATCTCGCTCGCTATCATAGTATTATTAAGGATTGATCTACCCTCTATGATGGCTGATTGCTCTTCCGAAACACACTTGTCCAACACAAATTTCATCATGTTAGCTAGCACT encodes:
- the LOC131596772 gene encoding uncharacterized protein LOC131596772, translating into MAMVDKQGWFLMSKPHALVSKIFKARYFPKTSYFDASLGYNPSFVWRRFWKAREVLTLGCKWSIGDDSSIKVMNAPWLRDGERKCLTRPQKQGVYNITVNNLMLENVKQWNMRLLRDMFDYTTIEEIIQVSLVEDVTEDRLVWKEEENGCYGVRSGYRMWRNMWRKSLNTDVPIIWSNIWGIKAPSRVKHLLWGIFHGCLPTRARLRQQHVQFPDVKSIFIDICDKEDRNISGRVVVMMDVLWKNRNDFIWNDEKEVVSKLGGWWVSTSGMNGLKRKRRQVLNSGSNTKIY